One Nitrososphaerales archaeon DNA window includes the following coding sequences:
- a CDS encoding site-2 protease family protein, whose protein sequence is MGEEYKRVEFQYGVVMLRTKRFQGIMDSLGRRRISKPVAWFLLYLMPVAGGIALYLFLTQLGILLSPRGAEVASYVRTLSPLGNLGLPGINPYLPIVDGWIALFAAIIVHEGAHGVVARSLGLPVKSSGLLFFLIVPIGAFVEVDEDALKVARAADSGRVLAAGAGINLVVGIVCLLLLFGVVSAMRPSVNGIAVVGVYGNTTAGGAGIMVGDFITQINGVAVNDPVVVSQSPWYQPGQVINLTVVRDGRAIQFTNLTLGTLVLNNTQTGKVTQTAFLGVSDVGYQGLQGLVSSYTNSFFKTPALYICIPTLPSCQGIVPFSDSLSRFYSSSFGQSLAPLANLLYWLFFLNFNLSIFNSLPIYPLDGGQAFRVAVKALGGEKLGEKSLSRVTSVTSIVVVAILLSVIVGPYLL, encoded by the coding sequence TTGGGAGAGGAGTACAAGCGGGTAGAGTTCCAGTACGGTGTCGTGATGCTCAGGACGAAGAGGTTCCAAGGAATCATGGACAGTCTCGGGAGGAGAAGGATCTCGAAGCCCGTTGCGTGGTTTCTTCTCTACTTGATGCCTGTCGCAGGAGGGATCGCCCTCTACCTCTTCCTGACTCAGCTCGGAATACTCCTCTCGCCGAGGGGCGCAGAGGTCGCAAGCTATGTCAGGACGTTGAGCCCGCTAGGCAACCTGGGCCTTCCAGGAATCAACCCGTACCTTCCGATAGTTGACGGCTGGATCGCACTGTTCGCAGCGATAATCGTCCATGAGGGAGCCCACGGGGTGGTGGCAAGGAGCCTCGGGCTACCGGTCAAGTCGTCCGGACTCCTGTTCTTCTTAATCGTCCCGATAGGCGCCTTCGTGGAGGTCGATGAGGACGCCTTGAAGGTGGCAAGGGCCGCCGACTCGGGCAGGGTGCTGGCAGCGGGTGCAGGAATCAACCTGGTCGTAGGAATCGTCTGTCTCTTGCTACTGTTCGGCGTAGTCTCCGCAATGAGACCCTCCGTCAACGGGATAGCTGTTGTCGGCGTCTATGGAAACACGACCGCGGGAGGGGCAGGAATCATGGTCGGTGATTTCATAACCCAAATCAACGGCGTGGCAGTGAACGACCCCGTCGTCGTGAGCCAGAGTCCCTGGTACCAGCCTGGTCAGGTCATCAATCTGACGGTGGTAAGGGACGGCAGGGCAATTCAGTTCACCAACCTGACACTTGGAACCCTCGTCTTGAACAACACACAGACGGGAAAGGTGACACAGACTGCGTTCCTTGGTGTCAGCGATGTAGGATACCAAGGACTCCAGGGTCTTGTTTCGTCGTACACGAATTCGTTCTTCAAGACGCCGGCGCTCTACATCTGCATTCCGACGCTCCCCAGTTGCCAAGGGATCGTCCCGTTCTCCGACAGCCTTTCACGGTTCTACTCCTCTTCCTTCGGGCAGTCTCTCGCTCCGCTCGCCAACCTCTTGTACTGGCTCTTCTTCCTCAACTTCAACCTCTCGATATTCAACTCGCTTCCGATCTATCCGTTGGACGGCGGTCAGGCTTTCAGGGTAGCCGTCAAAGCGCTCGGCGGCGAAAAGCTGGGGGAAAAATCGTTGTCAAGAGTTACGTCCGTCACAAGCATCGTTGTCGTTGCCATTCTGCTTAGTGTAATCGTGGGCCCTTATCTCCTGTAG